TGGACTTGATTTTTTGACCCCGCTTAACAAAGTTTTTAAAAATAGCCGCTGCTTCATAATATTAGTTAGGCAGTGAACTTGCTTAATTTATCGCAACTTTTGTCTTATAACAAAAGCTAGAACGTATGCTTGATGGGAGACAGAAGCACATTTTTTATTGCTCATCGGGCATAACTTGTGGTCATAAATTAGTCTTACCTATAAGGCAGAAGTTCAGGATATTTCAAGGCAATGGACCTGCTCAATTCACTACAAGTTCTGCCGCCTTATAAGCAAAAGCTAGAACTTATGCCTAACGCACAacaaaaatacttccaaacgaATCTTTCCaaatcaaaaatatttttaaagaccaaatttgataaggtGGGATAAAAATTCGAGCAGACACTTTTGGAGATACCACACATTATTTCCCGGTGCAATTTCTTCCAAATATTGCTCTAGCTGGGCCCAAAATAAAGTGTATGAACCCGACCCAACTGTCAATACCAAGTCAAAACAACCGGGTCAAATTATCCAAACCCGTTTATAAGTCAAAACCTCTATTCTCTTTGAAAAATGACACTAAAAAGATATGGATAAACCCTAACACTTACCAAGAAAAACCATGGCAACAATCCATTTTCTTCCACAATCTCTTCCTCATCATTCATACAATTCACTAACACCCTCCAAGTTTAGAAAAAGTCCACCTAAGTCCACCACCCATGaccaccccaccaccaccacccaagAACCCCCTAAACGTGGCCACAAAAAATCATCCACCCCCACAAgttcaaaaaaatcaagaaccacCCAAAAAGATTCAAACTTTACACAATCCAACACCCAAATTGAAAAACTTTCAAGAAATGATTTCAAGattgatgattatgatgatggggTTGATTTTCCATACCCAAATCCACCTTTAGTGTGTTGTTTTGGTGCAGCACAAAAGGAATTTGTGCCAACAGTTAGAATATCACATGAACAAATGGATAAAGATAAATATTCAGAATGGAAAATGTTGCAATGGAATCCACCTGAATTTGTTAGAGCACCTGGTGGACCACCATCTAATGTTGCTATATCACATGTTAGGCTTGGTGGTAGAGCTGCATTTATGGGAAAAGTTGGGAATGATGAATTTGGTCAAGAAATGGTTTTGTTAATGAATAAAGAGAATGTGCAAACAAGGGGTGTTAAATTTGATGATAAGTTGAGGACTGGATGTACTTATATGAAAATTAAGTTTAAGGATGGGAAAATGAGGGCTGAGAGTGTTAAGGAATCTGCTGAGGATTCTCTGCTTAGCAATGAATTGAATCTTGATGTGCTGAAAGAGGTACTAAAAGAAAATATAGATCTTTTTTATGGATAGAGTTGTAGTAATACTATCAAGCATCTTGCTGATtctatttgtgtagttgtttttgGCTTTAAATGTTAATAGAGGATGCATGTAACCTAATTTGCTGCGCAAACGAACCATATGGTATTGACTTGTCTTGTGCAAAATGACATATGAGAAACCCAATGGCTTCATAGATGAATCAAAGTTCGGTATAAGCGAATATCAGTAGGTATAGTGGAGTCACCATTTGTTGGTAGAAACTATTTTGCAGTCCACTTTATTGCTCTTTCCTGTTCTGAAGTTTGCCTAGTCTGTTCACTCTGATGACATTCCTTTGCATAGACACATTTGTTTTGTAGAACAAGTTGATTAATGATACACATAATTCTTGTCAACCAATTTATTTGAGTTTGACTTGTGCTAATCGTATATACTCCTTTTAGTTGCGAGTTAGTGAAAGCATAGTTCCCTAGTCATTAAATTCTAGTGCCCTGTCAACTAGTTATCAATTATCATTGGCAGTATTAATATTGTTAAGTCGTTTCATGTTTGACTAGTTATCTTATCTTCCCGAAACCATCAGATTTTTAGCTTGAAACTGGCCGATCCTTAATAGTGAGAGATGATTCAATATATTATCAGTTTTCATTCTGTTGTGATCATTAGAGAAATTCTGTTGTTCTATTGTTACCATAAGTAAGACACTGTATTCATGGTAAGTTGCATATTACATGTTGGATATTGTTAATACAGTGCTTGACCTTACGCTACAGGTAAGGATATATGTCTTCTATTAGTATTATCCTTTTCGGGGACTTACGTGCTTTTACAAATTTTGTTCTTACGTGCTTTTACAAATTTTGTTCTTACATGCTTAAACAAATTTTGCGTGCTGGTGACGTTAAAGTATTTTTAACAAATTTCGTGGTGCTTTTGCCTTCTCTCTTGCAGGCTAGGATGTTCCATTTTAATTCTGAAGTCTTGACATCTTCATCTATGCGTTCAACTCTTTTTAAAGCAATTACATTGTCAAAGAAGTTTGGTGGTCTTGTATTTTTTGACTTGAATCTGCCATTACCCTTGTGGAGATCACGTGATGAAACAAGACATTTGATCAAGGAAGCCTGGGAACAAGCTAACATCATTGAGGTCTCAAGGCAAGAGCTTGAATTCCTTCTTGACGAAGAGCATTATGAGAGGAAAAGGAATTATACACCTCAATACTTCGCGGAGACTTATGAACAAACCAAACAAAGAAGAAATTATTATCACTATACTCCTGAGGAAATTGCTCCCTTATGGCACGACGGACTGAAGCTTTTGTTTGTTACAGATGGGACACTTAGGATTCATTACTACTCTCCTTCTTTTGATGGGGTGGTGGTTGGTACGGAAGATGTGCTCATAACACCGTTTACTTGTGATAGAACTGGTTCTGGTGATGCCGTTGTCGCTGGAATAATGAGAAAATTGACGACACAACCAGAGATGTACGACGATCAAGATGTTCTGGAGAGGCAACTTCGGTTTGCAATTGCAGCAGGCATAATATCCCAGTGGACAATTGGTGCTGTTAGGGGTTTTCCCACGGAAAGTGCCACACAGAATCTCAAAGAGCAGGTCTATGTACCATCTATGTGGTAGTAGTGCCACAATGCCAATTCTCAGGACATTGTATGTTGTAGTCACTACTTAAAGTAGATTTTGTTGTAATTAATCCACAGCATTTCACAAATAATAGGTTCTTGAGGAAGTGGATTCAGGATTATAGCCTAAATTGAAGGAAGATCCAAAGTGTTTTTGTGAGTGCATGATCTTTGAAAACCAGATCCATTTGTAACTGTGATCAGCTAGGAGGTATAATTTTTTGTGCATCTCATGGTTAAAGGATGCAATAAAGATTCTACACTGTTGTAATGAGTGTGCAGTTTTCACCATTATTGTTCACTGTAATGTGCATGCTGtcaatttgttttaaaaaagGGTCAAATTATTGTTGAAGGGGCTATTTCAGGGTGTTTTATTGAGTTTTCAAGAAGGAAAAGACCTCTGGTTAGCATTAAACACTCCTGCTTGCCTAGTTTTCTTTGTTCACTGGAAGCAAAATATTTTGATAAGGTAGGTAATTTTATTAACATTGAGAAAACTCTCGTATACAAGAGGCATACCAAAATGtagagaatcaacatcaaaacaTGATTCTCAAGGGTGCATCAAAATGTAATTAAACTGCTAAATTGGAAGTTCTTAAAAATCATTTAAGAGAATCATGTGACTTGACTTAAATGTATAGTTTTTGAGACGGCTGAATTGGAAGTTCTTAAAAATCACTTAAGAGAAATAGAGAATCATGTGACTTGGCTTAAATGTGTAGTTACTGAAACAGCTgaataggaagttcttaagaaTCACTTAAAATAATCATGTGACTTATTAGCTTAAATGTGTAGTTGTTGAGACTACTAAATTGGAAGTTCTTAAAAATCACTTAAGAGAATCATGTGACTTGGCTTAAATTTGTAATGGACAACTGCAGACCCCTGTTCATAGTAGATATGATTGGCAACATAGCACAAAAGTGGAAATATGGTGGCATATGGAGGCCTAAATTACATGTTCATCTTTGTGTTTAATAAGTTTAGTTCTGGAGCAGAATATGTTGGGCTGATTTTAGGTGTTTGCTGTTGCATAATTAGGTATTAGAGAGCACTATCTGCCTCAAGACAATGGCTTTGCATACGCCAACAGTTCAGTTCAGTTAGGGGAGTTAAATGAGCGATGTAGACTATGTTTACGTGGGTTAAGACGGTCAAATCAATATACTCCCATATACAAGAGGTATACCAAAAAGCAGAGAATCTACATCAAAACATGATTCTCTACGAAAGACATCCAAGCATTTATATGAATAGTTGAGGGTGCATCAAAAGGGTAATTAAAAACAAATAATATTCCTCAAGTGTACATAATCATTTTCAATCCCCTCAAACGCTCACATGCAATATAAGGCAAAGTTGTTGAGACTGCTAAATTGGAAGTTCTTAAAAATCACTTAAGAGAATCATGTGACTTAGCTTAAATGTGTAGTTGTTGAGAGAGCTAAATTGGAAGTTCTTAAAAATCACTTAAGAGAATCATATGACTTAGCTAAATTTTGTAGTGGGCAACTGCAGTTCCATTCAAAGTAGATATCATTGCCATTATAGCACAAAAGTGGTAATATGGTGGCATATGGATGCCAAATTACATGTTCACCTTTGTGTTTAGTGAGTGGTTCTGGAACAAAATATGTTTCACCTTTGTGTTTAATGAGTTTGGTTCTGGAACAAAATATGTTGGGTTGATGTTAGCTTTTTGCAATGCATAATTAGCTAGTAGAGAACATTATCAGCTCAAAGACAGTAGCTTTGCATgccgggcaattcgcagaattgcccatcttttggggcggtctttaaattttgcccctcatatttgaaatctttaaattttgttcttcggctaaaccccatggaTCCAAGGTTCGAACcctcacacagtcaaaattttaaaaaaaaatcgcaagacagagtttaaatttcgctatgcccccatcggcatacacttgtgaaggaattaccaaagttatgccggacccggcatacttatgccttatgggcagacttggcataagtatgctgggtccggcataactttgataattccttcacaattATAATCCGTTCAATATTTGCTTTGGTCAAGATAGGACATTCCAGTTTTAGACTAAATAATAGATCATAACTCAACTCGTTCaactcaaaatcatttttcatttgtttGTTGGTTTGTTCTTGTATAATTTGTTTGACTTTCAAATCAAGCAAATAAATTTTTCTCTGTGTTATAAGGTTATTTAAGGATCAAGGTGCGGTATACATGGAGGTCAAATTAGCCCTTTGGCTTTACCCAAGATGACCCACCAATGACATAAGCTAGTTTGCACGAATAGAATTTTCTAGTGTCATTATTTAAATTTTGATTTCGTCTAAAATAGTCTTACAAAAATAGATTTGTGGCAAAAAATTGGTAAATGTTGATGGATTTTGGCGGATCACTATGAAATTCGTCAGATTGCTCTATCATAAATTCTGGCGATTGTCAGAAATTAATCACCAAATCCTAACAATTCTGGGGATTTCCATAAATTCATTGTGTTTTCTTGTCACAAATCCTAACGATCGCCAGAAATTGCCCCTCAAATCCTAATAATTCTTGTGGGTCGCCATAAACTTGTTGTGTAGATATTTCAGTACTACACGTTTTTGCTTCAAAATCGGTCCGTATTGTTCCAAGTCAACTCCAAATCAGTCCAGATTTGATATCCAACCTTCTAATACTAGTCccaaaaaaattcactttttgtTCAACTCAAAGCTTCAGAAAACAATAGACTTGTTTTGTGTTCTTTAACAATCAAGCTCAACAAAGTCCAACTATGGTGTTCTCCAAATTTCTTCTACGAAAACCAATCCAAAATAACCAAAGTCCACAAATAAGCAATGAGCTTTAATTATCTTGTTGATATTACTGCCTATTTTTACCGTTGTCTTTGCATCTTTCCTTGAGCTGAAAGTTAaaaaacaacctccctaccttgtgaaggtaggggtaaggtctgcatacactctacctaCCTTCCCCTAGAACCACCTGATGGGAAGAGGAGAAATTCTCGGCGGATGTATATCTTCGGACAACTTTTCTTAATAGGGTCAAAAGGTAAATAAAACCTTTGAGCAGGCCACCTTGTAAAAATTGGCATGAATATATAAACAAAATAAAGTTTAAATTCTGGATCCACCGAACTTTTCAATTTCTTTCTTGGATAGTAGCAGAACTTGCTTTATGTTTGTCTAGTAGTACAATTAAAGGGATGACAAAAAAGCCGTGCATTATTTCCAGACAAATAAGCCAAACTCTCAATTCTGGTCCCTATGATTGTAGCGTGATAGCATTCTGTCAGTATTAAATTATCTCACATGGCACATATTGCTAGCTTCACATGTTCTCAGGTAAATTTTGCAGGTAGATATCCAGCCAGCCTCACTATCTATGTTCATGCTTTTCTGGTATGTTTTCCATCGAACTAATTTAATTCTTAGAAAATTCTACTAAACCCAACCAGAGGTGAAAGAAGCACAACTTTTTGATCATTTCACGTGACATCTCAAATTTTTGCTCATCTTAACTCCTATTCAAGATACTTGGCTGAAACTCGCTTTTAAATGATCGTCACAAAGAGGTTATGGTTATAATAGTATTATGTATCATTGACCAACTTAAAATCTTAAATTGATCCGGAATTAACACTTCTCATATCAGGTTAGGCCTCTCCAACTGAGTTGGGGTCCTGAATACACCAGGTTCACTATGTCCCTAACTTCTCTTTATTAAGAAAGTCGGTTGTCTAAATTAAGATCGTAAAAACATAAACTTGTAATATAGCCAgaaaaaattcaataagtggagtCAAGTAACAACATTATGAAACTGAACCTAGCGATTAACACATAGGGGAATGGTCGCCCGGTTTTTTTTGGCTTGGTATCTAGCACCTCACGTTCAGAATATCTATATATAACTGTGCCCCAAAGGCACGATCGTAGCACGCACATCCAGTGAGTTTCTTTCATGACATGCTATTAGCTAATTTTGCCTCTCCATTGTGAATACTATTAAAATTTTGTCATGGACAGCTAGGAAATGAATTAAGTGGCAACAACTTTATTCTCAAGGTGCTTATTCTTTGCATAACCATCTAGGACCACCGTTCATGCTTCTAGCTGAGCTTTAAGGTAAGAAGCCATGGCCTAAAGAATGCCACACTGAAACTGCCACAGAATTAAGGGATAAATTACCAATCTTTTTCCAAAAAGATGGTTTAAGTATGAGTTTTCTTAAATGCAATGAAGTATAAACACAACATCTATTTAACAAAATGTAAAGTAATTAATAGGAATAACCAACCATTTAATAAAATGAGCTTTACAACCACTTTTCTTTGCATGTTAATGGTAGTGGAGAAGTTACTAGGTATTGCAAGATTTTTTTGGGGGCTTGAACAATTTGTTACATGAAAACTAGTTTCCTCTCCCTTCATTAGCATTATAGTAAATATATACTAtagcaacaacaaac
The nucleotide sequence above comes from Lycium barbarum isolate Lr01 chromosome 3, ASM1917538v2, whole genome shotgun sequence. Encoded proteins:
- the LOC132630623 gene encoding fructokinase-like 1, chloroplastic, translating into MATIHFLPQSLPHHSYNSLTPSKFRKSPPKSTTHDHPTTTTQEPPKRGHKKSSTPTSSKKSRTTQKDSNFTQSNTQIEKLSRNDFKIDDYDDGVDFPYPNPPLVCCFGAAQKEFVPTVRISHEQMDKDKYSEWKMLQWNPPEFVRAPGGPPSNVAISHVRLGGRAAFMGKVGNDEFGQEMVLLMNKENVQTRGVKFDDKLRTGCTYMKIKFKDGKMRAESVKESAEDSLLSNELNLDVLKEARMFHFNSEVLTSSSMRSTLFKAITLSKKFGGLVFFDLNLPLPLWRSRDETRHLIKEAWEQANIIEVSRQELEFLLDEEHYERKRNYTPQYFAETYEQTKQRRNYYHYTPEEIAPLWHDGLKLLFVTDGTLRIHYYSPSFDGVVVGTEDVLITPFTCDRTGSGDAVVAGIMRKLTTQPEMYDDQDVLERQLRFAIAAGIISQWTIGAVRGFPTESATQNLKEQVYVPSMW